In Rutidosis leptorrhynchoides isolate AG116_Rl617_1_P2 chromosome 2, CSIRO_AGI_Rlap_v1, whole genome shotgun sequence, one genomic interval encodes:
- the LOC139893153 gene encoding uncharacterized protein produces MGKGWFSALKKAITPSCTKFKKSKRSRKSKSKSKRLWFGNQMRFNMCLSRRQATLGYPPQNYSSKDKTELKHLENEQIKQVDPVSYVSHTTAKKRERAFHKERGFDLSPESKEQVEARLQNEKDAAERRKRALAYAFSRQRAWRNAQKSANSTVVNRNSPDWNWIWSKRCNLKVSMKPVISKSGPSPSGSRKKGSLSTKYGAVFTRKPNLVSNLASSVGKRSLGAHKKKNSKTLRWE; encoded by the exons ATGGGAAAGGGTTGGTTTTCTGCATTGAAGAAAGCTATTACCCCTTCTTGTACCAAGTTCAAGAAAAGCAAG AGATCCcgtaaatcaaaatcaaaatccaaAAGATTATGGTTTGGAAATCAAATGAGGTTCAATATGTGTTTATCTCGAAGACAAGCTACATTGGGTTACCCTCCCCAAAACTACTCTTCAAAAGACAAAACAGAGCTCAAACATCTCGAAAATGAACAGATCAAACAGGTGGATCCAGTCTCTTACGTATCCCACACCACTGCTAAAAAGCGTGAACGAGCTTTTCACAAG GAAAGAGGTTTTGATCTCAGTCCGGAATCTAAGGAGCAAGTAGAAGCCAGATTACAAAACGAAAAAGATGCGGCTGAAAGAAGAAAAAGGGCATTAGCTTACGCATTCTCTCGACAG aGAGCATGGAGAAATGCACAAAAATCTGCAAATTCAACAGTTGTCAACAGAAACTCTCCTGACTGGAATTGGATTTGGTCAAAACGATGCAACCTCAAGGTTTCAATGAAGCCGGTCATATCGAAATCAGGTCCGAGTCCCTCAGGGTCAAGAAAGAAAGGCAGCTTGAGTACAAAATACGGGGCAGTGTTTACCAGAAAGCCAAATTTGGTCTCGAATTTGGCATCTTCTGTCGGTAAAAGGTCCTTAGGTGcacataaaaaaaaaaactctaaAACCTTACGGTGGGAGTGA